A region of Argentina anserina chromosome 5, drPotAnse1.1, whole genome shotgun sequence DNA encodes the following proteins:
- the LOC126794732 gene encoding LOW QUALITY PROTEIN: probable disease resistance protein At5g66900 (The sequence of the model RefSeq protein was modified relative to this genomic sequence to represent the inferred CDS: inserted 2 bases in 1 codon) — protein METINANCVMQNNQSEKIAGWCVVPEHPTITVGLDVPLRELKMKLFTDGVSMVILTAPGGCGKTTLATKLCQDADIKDKFKSNIFFVTVSKKPNLSLIVQELYHRMGAKVPEFQIEATAISWLQQFLKQTGQNPMLLVLDDVWAGSEFILEKFDELKMTDYKILVTSRSSFPRFGSPYYLECLNNADAMALFHHVASLGDRSSYISKDLSRKIVERCMRFPLAITVVGRSLCGQPIEIWQKRVMEWSKGSSVLETEHDLCNCLQSSLDDLKEEKPLLGECFIDLGLFPEDKRIPAAVLIDTWAELYGIHEDVSSIVNLYELASRSLANLVVTRKDNKYSDGYYSEHFVTQHDMLRELAIQQMIQKPLQLRMRLMIDICGDNLPMWWKELKYQSLITRLVSISTDEEFSSLWKNLELPEAEVLILNFQTKYYALPEFVEKMNKLKTLILTSYHTSSTELNNFQLVNSIPSLKRIRLERISIPSISRYPIQLKSLKKISLFMCSFGQGFGNGSIXMSEAFPNLVEMNIDYCKDLVELPPKLCDLIQLKKLSVTNSHKLSALPEDIGNLVNLELLRLGCCTNLSELPGSIRNLKKLNLLDISDCFSIKVLPEDIGELCSLERLNMRQCSRLNELPPTVVDLEKLKEVTCDEETEVLWEPYLPFLKSIQLRVVKEDINLNWLQKAHC, from the exons A TGGAGACCATCAACGCAAATTGTGTGATGCAGAACAATCAGTCTGAAAAAATTGCAGGGTGGTGCGTTGTACCTGAACATCCAACTATTACAGTTGGATTGGATGTGCCTCTGAgggaattgaagatgaagctCTTTACTGATGGAGTTTCGATGGTGATACTTACTGCCCCTGGAGGATGTGGGAAAACTACCCTGGCTACAAAGTTGTGCCAAGATGCAGATATCAAAG ATAAATTCAAGAGCAATATCTTCTTTGTTACGGTATCAAAGAAACCCAATTTGTCCCTAATTGTCCAAGAGCTGTACCATCGAATGGGTGCCAAAGTACCTGAATTCCAAATTGAAGCAACAGCAATCAGCTGGCTGCAGCAATTTCTGAAGCAAACAGGACAAAATCCTATGTTGTTGGTCTTGGATGACGTCTGGGCTGGCTCAGAGTTCATTCTTGAGAAGTTTGATGAATTGAAAATGACTGATTACAAGATATTGGTGACATCAAGGTCTTCTTTTCCAAGATTTGGTTCTCCATATTATCTAGAATGTTTGAACAATGCAGATGCAATGGCACTTTTTCACCATGTAGCATCCTTAGGAGACAGGAGCTCTTATATATCGAAAGATCTTTCGAGAAAG ATAGTAGAGCGTTGTATGAGATTTCCACTAGCAATTACTGTTGTCGGAAGATCACTCTGCGGGCAGCCAATAGAGATTTGGCAAAAAAGAGTAATGGAATGGTCTAAAGGTTCTTCTGTTCTTGAGACTGAGCATGATTTGTGTAATTGCCTCCAAAGTAGCTTAGATGATCTGAAAGAAGAAAAGCCTCTTTTAGGGGAATGCTTCATagaccttggtttatttccCGAAGATAAAAGAATCCCTGCTGCTGTCCTCATTGATACGTGGGCAGAGTTATATGGCATACATGAAGACGTTTCATCTATTGTAAACCTCTATGAACTTGCCTCTCGGAGTTTGGCTAATCTGGTAGTCACAAG GAAAGACAACAAATATAGCGATGGCTACTATAGTGAACACTTCGTTACGCAGCATGACATGCTGAGGGAGTTGGCTATCCAACAGATGATTCAGAAACCACTACAATTGAGAATGAGACTTATGATTGACATATGTGGAGACAACCTTCCTATGTGGTGGAAAGAACTGAAGTACCAATCCCTCATCACCCGCCTTGTATCTATATCGACAG ATGAAGAGTTCTCATCTCTATGGAAAAACTTGGAACTCCCAGAAGCAGAGGtcttgattttgaattttcagaCCAAGTATTATGCCTTACCTGAGTTTGTGGAGAAAATGAATAAGCTGAAGACTCTTATACTCACAAGTTACCATACCAGTTCTACTGAGTTGAATAATTTTCAACTAGTTAATTCGATACCAAGTCTAAAGAGAATCAGATTGGAGCGAATCTCAATTCCTTCCATAAGCAGGTATCCTATACAGTTGAAAAGTTTGAAAAAGATATCTCTATTCATGTGTAGTTTTGGCCAAGGTTTTGGTAATGGTTCCAT AATGTCAGAGGCGTTTCCAAATCTTGTTGAAATGAATATTGATTACTGTAAAGATTTGGTTGAGTTGCCTCCCAAACTTTGTGACCTTATTCAACTCAAGAAACTCAGTGTTACCAATTCTCATAAGCTCTCTGCCTTACCTGAAGACATTGGAAATCTAGTTAATTTAGAGCTGCTGAGGCTTGGGTGCTGTACAAACTTATCTGAGTTACCCGGCTCCATTAGGAATCTTAAGAAGTTAAACTTGCTTGACATATCTGATTGCTTTAGTATTAAAGTATTGCCTGAAGACATTGGAGAGCTGTGCAGTTTAGAAAGGCTCAACATGAGACAGTGCTCTAGATTGAATGAGTTGCCTCCAACAGTTGTAGATCTTGAAAAGTTGAAGGAAGTGACATGTGATGAAGAAACTGAAGTTCTATGGGAACCCTATTTACCCTTTCTCAAGAGCATACAATTGAGGGTTGTGAAAGAAGATATCAACCTGAATTGGCTACAAAAGGCACATTGTTAA